The proteins below come from a single Leifsonia sp. 1010 genomic window:
- a CDS encoding extracellular solute-binding protein, whose protein sequence is MITKKTSRLLGAAVVAAAVVAGVAACSGSGSGSSGSAGGTYTFWDPYPQFDASADWTKLVEQCGTEAGVTVKRTGYDTSDLTNKALLAGQQGSSPDLLLVDNPVVSTLAEAGILTTTSENKLDTSDIQKNILAAGQLDGKTYGVPIGANTLALYYNKAVLSAAGVDASSIKDWSTLTDALAKVTAAGKKGITFSAIGTEEGSFQFLPWFWGSGADLKKLDSDKAEQALALWTDWVKKGYAPNSVINNTQTTSWQEFATGDFAFGENGTWQLGNVKKAGIDYGILSIPAMDGGAAPAPTGGEFMTLPVQKDTARYATSKKIAECLTSTKSFVKTDTTLSYIAPTEAAQKEQVAANPELQPWVDAVAAAKGRTSDNLGTKYPKISKELWTAVQNALSGAQSPADALKAAQTAAAAATK, encoded by the coding sequence GTGATCACCAAGAAGACCTCGCGCCTGCTCGGCGCAGCGGTCGTCGCCGCGGCGGTCGTCGCCGGCGTCGCCGCCTGCTCGGGCTCGGGCTCCGGCTCGAGCGGAAGCGCCGGAGGAACCTACACGTTCTGGGACCCGTACCCGCAGTTCGACGCATCGGCCGACTGGACGAAGCTCGTCGAGCAGTGCGGAACGGAGGCTGGAGTCACCGTGAAGCGCACCGGCTACGACACCAGCGACCTGACCAACAAGGCGCTGCTCGCGGGGCAGCAGGGCAGCTCGCCCGACCTGCTGCTCGTCGACAACCCGGTCGTCTCGACGCTGGCCGAGGCCGGCATCCTGACCACCACGTCGGAGAACAAGCTCGACACGTCCGACATCCAGAAGAACATCCTGGCCGCCGGTCAGCTGGACGGGAAGACGTACGGCGTGCCGATCGGGGCCAACACCCTGGCGCTCTACTACAACAAGGCCGTGCTGTCGGCCGCCGGTGTGGACGCGAGCTCGATCAAGGACTGGTCGACGCTCACCGACGCTCTCGCCAAGGTCACCGCCGCCGGCAAGAAGGGCATCACCTTCTCGGCGATCGGGACGGAGGAGGGCAGCTTCCAGTTCCTCCCCTGGTTCTGGGGCTCCGGCGCCGACCTGAAGAAGCTGGATTCGGACAAGGCCGAACAGGCGCTCGCGCTGTGGACGGACTGGGTGAAGAAGGGGTACGCCCCCAACTCGGTCATCAACAACACGCAGACGACGTCGTGGCAGGAGTTCGCCACCGGCGACTTCGCGTTCGGTGAGAACGGGACCTGGCAGCTGGGCAACGTGAAGAAGGCCGGGATCGACTACGGCATCCTCAGCATCCCGGCGATGGACGGGGGAGCGGCTCCCGCTCCGACCGGCGGCGAGTTCATGACGCTGCCCGTCCAGAAGGACACCGCCCGCTACGCCACCTCGAAGAAGATCGCCGAGTGCCTCACCAGCACCAAGAGCTTCGTGAAGACCGACACCACGCTCTCCTACATCGCCCCCACGGAGGCGGCGCAGAAGGAGCAGGTCGCCGCGAACCCGGAGCTGCAGCCGTGGGTCGACGCCGTCGCCGCGGCGAAGGGCCGCACCAGCGACAACCTCGGAACGAAGTACCCGAAGATCTCCAAGGAGCTCTGGACCGCGGTCCAGAACGCCCTCAGCGGAGCGCAGTCGCCCGCGGACGCCCTGAAGGCGGCCCAGACGGCAGCGGCCGCAGCCACCAAGTAA
- a CDS encoding MGH1-like glycoside hydrolase domain-containing protein, with product MTNLSTIMSTDVAVDLAEIPFSSRGSWLDISPVVGTHRVADDLHLVSHVTGMHAVLRLTPDARDAAAARVEATASRVAWTAGDGLVEAVFEHPGAVRFRGRGLGMRFSASDDLTPFTGGYLFTDPVDGAITLTSYETGRRYRFTVLTGSARVVGDGLLGSGAREVAFGADDPWEVRLEQTEAGLRPLDATTSFDDLVRHRRAEFAAYCSGLLAGTEATPTAVKAAYVLWSATVGPGGFVGREAVLMSKHWMDKVWSWDHCFNALALAPLDAEAALDQFLLPFDHQDAGGALPDSVTHSEVLYNFVKPPIHGWAFRLLRERVSTPFDDGALRLVYRRLSAWTRFWLDSRRAPGHALPYYQHGNDSGWDNSTLFDRDRVVESPDLAAFLILQLDELGRLAVELGESATEWEEERIAIERALFDQLWAGDHFVARSVASGRPSTSTSLLGTLPIVLGDRLPADIASALAAAVEAHLTPWGPATELPGSPHYTADGYWRGPVWAPSTHLIVDGLRRAGHGELADRVADAFLAACERSGFAENFDALTGDGLRDRAYTWTAAVYLLLAARRSSGER from the coding sequence GTGACGAACCTCAGCACCATCATGTCGACCGACGTCGCCGTCGATCTGGCCGAGATCCCGTTCTCCTCGCGAGGCAGCTGGCTCGACATCTCGCCCGTCGTCGGCACCCACCGGGTCGCAGATGATCTCCATCTCGTCAGTCACGTCACCGGGATGCACGCCGTCCTGCGGCTCACGCCGGACGCGCGCGACGCTGCCGCGGCGCGCGTCGAGGCCACCGCATCCCGCGTCGCCTGGACGGCGGGCGACGGGCTCGTGGAGGCCGTGTTCGAGCATCCCGGAGCCGTACGCTTCCGCGGCCGGGGGCTCGGGATGCGGTTCTCCGCCTCCGACGACTTGACCCCGTTCACCGGCGGCTACCTGTTCACCGACCCGGTCGACGGCGCCATCACGCTGACCAGCTACGAGACCGGCCGGCGCTACCGGTTCACGGTCCTGACCGGTTCGGCGCGGGTCGTCGGCGACGGGCTGCTCGGCAGCGGAGCCCGGGAGGTCGCGTTCGGTGCGGACGACCCGTGGGAGGTCCGGCTGGAGCAGACCGAGGCGGGCCTCCGTCCACTCGATGCCACCACATCCTTCGACGACCTGGTGCGGCACCGCCGGGCGGAGTTCGCCGCATACTGCTCCGGGCTGCTGGCCGGGACGGAGGCGACGCCGACCGCCGTGAAGGCCGCGTACGTGCTCTGGTCGGCCACCGTCGGGCCCGGCGGCTTCGTCGGTCGCGAGGCGGTGCTCATGTCGAAGCACTGGATGGACAAGGTCTGGTCGTGGGACCACTGCTTCAACGCCCTCGCCCTCGCACCGCTCGACGCCGAGGCCGCCCTCGACCAGTTCCTCCTGCCCTTCGACCATCAGGACGCGGGCGGAGCGCTGCCCGACTCGGTCACGCACTCCGAGGTGCTCTACAACTTCGTCAAGCCGCCCATCCACGGCTGGGCGTTCCGGCTCCTGCGCGAGCGCGTCTCAACGCCCTTCGACGACGGCGCCCTGCGCCTGGTGTACCGGAGGCTCTCGGCGTGGACGCGGTTCTGGCTCGACAGCCGCCGCGCACCCGGTCACGCGCTCCCGTACTACCAGCACGGCAACGACAGCGGGTGGGACAACTCCACCCTGTTCGACCGGGATCGCGTGGTCGAGTCGCCCGACCTCGCCGCGTTCCTCATCCTGCAGCTGGATGAGCTGGGCCGTCTCGCGGTCGAGCTCGGAGAGTCCGCGACCGAGTGGGAGGAGGAGCGCATCGCGATCGAGCGGGCGCTGTTCGACCAGCTGTGGGCGGGCGACCACTTCGTCGCCCGATCGGTCGCCTCCGGGCGGCCGTCCACCTCCACGAGCCTGCTCGGCACGCTGCCGATCGTGCTCGGAGACCGCCTTCCCGCCGACATCGCGTCCGCGCTCGCCGCCGCCGTCGAGGCCCACCTCACACCGTGGGGACCGGCGACCGAACTGCCCGGCTCGCCGCACTACACCGCCGACGGCTACTGGCGCGGACCGGTCTGGGCGCCGAGCACCCACCTCATCGTCGACGGCCTGCGCCGCGCCGGACACGGCGAGCTGGCCGACCGGGTCGCGGACGCCTTCCTCGCCGCCTGCGAGCGCTCCGGATTCGCCGAGAACTTCGACGCGCTGACCGGCGACGGCCTGCGCGACCGCGCCTACACCTGGACGGCCGCGGTCTACCTGCTGCTCGCCGCCCGCCGATCCTCGGGAGAACGATGA
- a CDS encoding carbohydrate ABC transporter permease — protein sequence MNGKRPWWKTVVGVVLTLVMLFPVYWMINVSLTPTSLMRKSPPDLFPIHATFEGYQAVLDQQLPYLGTSLLVGLGTVILTVAISAPAAYSLAKLRPRGRGVLNFLLLIAQMIPGIIMAMGFYAIYLNLGILNTLWGLIIADSTLAVPFGVLIFSAFMSGIPDELMNAAKIDGASTWRTFRSIVLPVSRNSIVTVSLFAFLWAWSDFVFSSTLNSGGALQTITLGIYKYIGNNNQEWNAIMATAVVASVPAAVLLVLAQRYVAAGVTAGAVKD from the coding sequence ATGAACGGCAAGCGGCCCTGGTGGAAGACCGTCGTCGGCGTCGTGCTGACGCTGGTGATGCTCTTTCCCGTCTACTGGATGATCAACGTCTCGCTGACCCCGACGAGCCTGATGCGGAAGAGCCCGCCGGACCTGTTCCCCATCCACGCCACGTTCGAGGGCTACCAGGCCGTGCTCGACCAGCAGCTGCCGTACCTCGGCACGAGCCTGCTGGTGGGTCTCGGCACCGTGATCCTCACGGTCGCGATCTCGGCTCCCGCCGCTTACTCGCTGGCGAAGCTGCGTCCGCGCGGCCGCGGCGTGCTCAACTTCCTGCTGCTCATCGCGCAGATGATCCCGGGGATCATCATGGCGATGGGGTTCTACGCGATCTACCTCAACCTCGGCATCCTGAACACGCTGTGGGGCCTGATCATCGCGGACTCGACGCTGGCCGTGCCGTTCGGTGTGCTGATCTTCAGCGCATTCATGTCCGGCATCCCCGACGAGCTGATGAACGCCGCGAAGATCGACGGCGCGAGCACGTGGCGCACATTCCGCTCGATCGTTCTGCCGGTGAGCCGCAACTCCATCGTCACGGTGTCGCTGTTCGCGTTCCTCTGGGCGTGGTCCGACTTCGTGTTCTCGTCGACGCTGAACAGCGGCGGCGCGCTGCAGACGATCACGCTCGGCATCTACAAGTACATCGGCAACAACAACCAGGAGTGGAACGCCATCATGGCGACCGCCGTGGTCGCGTCGGTGCCCGCCGCCGTGCTGCTGGTGCTGGCGCAGCGCTACGTCGCCGCTGGCGTCACAGCCGGAGCCGTGAAGGACTGA
- a CDS encoding beta-L-arabinofuranosidase domain-containing protein gives MTLTSTALLTGGPVVPSRSLLRPLGPDEVRISGGFWADKQQLNATVILDHCETWMERIGWIGNFDRAAAGTVAEHHDGIEFVDSEVYKLLEAMAWELGRRPDAGLEARYSALVARVAAAQEPDGYLHTAFGRPGQRPRYSDLEWGHELYCFGHLLQAAVARARSGHPDDVLVRTARRLADHVEREFGEGGRDAICGHPEIEPALVELGRALGEQRYIELARIFVERRGRRTLATTLFQGSDYFLDDVPVRDATVLRGHAVRAAYFTAGAADVAVETGDDGLLAAVKNQWRRTVAHRTYLTGGIGSHHQNEEFGADDELPPDRAYAETCAAIGSVMVSWRLLLQTADPAHADLIERTLLNAVLVSPREDGRAFYYANTLHQRELASETHDDELSERAEANLRAPWFEVSCCPTNVARTLASVGAYFATADDDGVQLHQYADLDVDTALPDGRHVALAVRTGYPFDGRVVVSVAEAADFTLSLRIPAWSRGRARATLNGEPLPVDGDTLRLRRAFAQGDELVLDLDTSPRFTVAPDAVDAVRGTVAVERGPLVLCLESVDLPETAAFDRVRIDTGTAPVSSADGASVRLIVEDGRNDDLDAADRVPTDGWPYLRLDSAVTARSGQAVTAGLIPYAHWANRGPSLMRVWIPAAG, from the coding sequence ATGACCCTCACCTCGACCGCCCTGCTCACGGGAGGACCGGTGGTCCCCTCCCGCAGCCTCCTCCGGCCGCTCGGACCGGACGAGGTCCGGATCTCGGGCGGGTTCTGGGCCGACAAGCAGCAGCTGAACGCGACCGTCATCCTCGACCACTGCGAGACGTGGATGGAGCGGATCGGCTGGATCGGCAACTTCGACCGTGCCGCCGCGGGCACGGTCGCCGAGCACCACGACGGGATCGAGTTCGTCGACTCGGAGGTCTACAAGCTGCTCGAGGCGATGGCCTGGGAGCTCGGCCGTCGTCCCGATGCGGGGCTCGAGGCTCGCTACTCGGCCCTGGTCGCCCGGGTGGCCGCTGCGCAGGAACCCGACGGCTACCTGCACACCGCGTTCGGGCGTCCGGGTCAGCGTCCGCGATACAGCGACCTCGAGTGGGGGCACGAACTGTACTGTTTCGGTCACCTCCTCCAGGCCGCTGTCGCGCGTGCCAGGAGCGGACATCCCGACGACGTGCTCGTCCGGACCGCCCGGCGGCTGGCCGACCACGTCGAGCGCGAGTTCGGCGAGGGCGGCCGCGATGCGATATGCGGTCACCCGGAGATCGAGCCGGCGCTGGTCGAGCTGGGCCGTGCCCTCGGTGAGCAGCGCTACATCGAGCTGGCGCGCATCTTCGTGGAGCGCCGCGGCCGGAGGACCCTCGCCACGACCCTGTTCCAGGGCAGCGACTACTTCCTCGACGACGTGCCGGTGCGCGATGCGACGGTGCTGCGCGGGCATGCGGTCCGTGCCGCGTACTTCACGGCGGGTGCGGCTGACGTCGCTGTCGAGACCGGCGACGACGGCCTTCTCGCCGCGGTGAAGAACCAATGGCGGCGAACGGTCGCGCACCGCACCTACCTCACGGGCGGCATCGGCTCGCACCACCAGAACGAGGAGTTCGGCGCCGACGACGAGCTGCCGCCGGACCGCGCCTACGCCGAGACCTGTGCCGCCATCGGCTCCGTCATGGTCAGCTGGCGCCTGCTCCTGCAGACCGCCGACCCGGCTCACGCCGACCTCATCGAACGGACCCTCCTCAACGCGGTGCTCGTCTCTCCCCGCGAGGACGGCCGCGCGTTCTATTACGCCAACACTCTGCACCAGCGCGAGCTGGCGTCGGAGACGCACGACGACGAGCTGAGCGAGCGCGCAGAGGCGAACCTCCGCGCGCCCTGGTTCGAGGTGTCCTGCTGCCCGACGAACGTCGCCCGCACGCTCGCGAGCGTGGGCGCCTACTTCGCGACGGCCGACGACGACGGCGTTCAACTCCACCAGTATGCGGATCTGGACGTGGACACGGCCCTCCCGGACGGCAGGCACGTCGCGCTCGCCGTGCGCACCGGATACCCCTTCGACGGTCGAGTGGTCGTCTCGGTGGCAGAAGCGGCGGACTTCACCCTGAGCCTGCGCATCCCCGCCTGGTCCCGTGGCCGGGCGCGAGCGACCCTGAACGGCGAACCCCTCCCGGTCGACGGCGACACCCTCCGTCTGCGGCGCGCCTTCGCGCAAGGGGACGAGCTGGTGCTCGACCTCGACACCTCCCCGCGGTTCACCGTCGCGCCCGACGCGGTCGACGCGGTGCGCGGGACCGTCGCGGTCGAGCGCGGACCTCTCGTCCTCTGCCTCGAGTCGGTCGATCTCCCCGAGACGGCAGCGTTCGACCGCGTCAGGATCGACACGGGAACGGCGCCGGTTTCCAGCGCGGACGGTGCGTCCGTGCGGCTGATCGTGGAAGATGGGCGCAACGACGACCTCGACGCCGCCGACCGCGTCCCCACCGACGGCTGGCCGTACCTCCGCCTCGACTCCGCCGTGACCGCCCGGTCGGGCCAGGCGGTCACGGCGGGCCTCATCCCCTACGCCCACTGGGCGAACCGCGGACCGAGCCTGATGCGGGTGTGGATCCCCGCCGCAGGCTGA
- a CDS encoding sugar ABC transporter permease, whose product MTTTQTASRGTATDAGGTVRAAVPPAPRRRRRRGSWTAWAFLAPVVIYLVVFYAWPLYRNVELSVRDYTVRSFVMGDAPFVGFDNYIKVLQDPTFGPAFWHTAVFTLVSIAFQFTIGLALAVFFHQNFRLSATLRALFLVPWLLPLIVSASTWSWMLNSDSGVVNAALEAFGLPGINWLTSPDWALTSVIIANIWIGIPFNLVILYSGLQNIPQELYEAASIDGANGWQRFWRVTFPLLRPVSAITLLLGLIYTLKVFDIIWIMTRGGPGTASTTFATWSYQLGFASTLPDFSPAAAVGNMLIILALVFGFVYIRTQRKQDLA is encoded by the coding sequence ATGACGACAACTCAGACAGCGTCGCGCGGCACGGCCACGGACGCGGGTGGGACGGTGCGAGCCGCCGTCCCACCCGCGCCCCGGCGCCGGCGCAGGCGCGGCTCGTGGACGGCGTGGGCGTTCCTCGCCCCCGTCGTGATCTACCTGGTCGTGTTCTACGCGTGGCCGCTCTACCGCAACGTCGAGCTCAGCGTCCGCGACTACACCGTCCGGTCGTTCGTGATGGGCGACGCCCCGTTCGTCGGCTTCGACAACTACATCAAGGTGCTGCAGGATCCGACCTTCGGGCCGGCGTTCTGGCACACCGCCGTCTTCACCCTGGTCTCGATCGCGTTCCAGTTCACGATCGGGCTGGCGCTGGCGGTCTTCTTCCACCAGAACTTCCGCCTCTCGGCAACGCTGCGCGCCCTCTTCCTGGTGCCGTGGCTGCTCCCGCTGATCGTCTCCGCCTCCACCTGGTCGTGGATGCTGAACAGCGACTCCGGCGTCGTCAACGCGGCGCTCGAAGCGTTCGGCCTCCCCGGGATCAACTGGCTGACCTCGCCGGACTGGGCGCTGACCAGCGTCATCATCGCGAACATCTGGATCGGCATCCCCTTCAACCTGGTCATCCTCTATTCGGGCCTGCAGAACATCCCGCAGGAGCTGTACGAGGCGGCGTCGATCGACGGGGCCAACGGGTGGCAGCGCTTCTGGCGCGTGACGTTCCCTCTGCTTCGCCCGGTGTCGGCGATCACCCTGCTGCTCGGGCTGATCTACACGCTCAAGGTGTTCGACATCATCTGGATCATGACGCGCGGCGGCCCCGGGACGGCGTCCACGACGTTCGCGACCTGGTCGTACCAGCTCGGGTTCGCCTCGACCCTGCCGGACTTCAGCCCGGCGGCGGCGGTCGGCAACATGCTGATCATCCTCGCGCTCGTCTTCGGCTTCGTGTACATCCGCACCCAGAGGAAGCAGGACCTCGCATGA